Proteins encoded by one window of Acidipropionibacterium virtanenii:
- a CDS encoding MIP/aquaporin family protein, translated as MISPLAVPIATIFGSEFLGTMILIILGVGVVANNLLPKTKGHDNAPGSLQINWGWGFGVMFGVYGAYKTGGHLNPAVTIGLWVSGKELAPGIPATAANMATYIVAQFAGAFVGAVIAWLAYKQHYDEDCDPALKLGTFATGPEIRNPFWNTLTEVIGTWVLVIWVIISGYTEGTTIGPLGVALLIVAIGASLGGPTGYAINPARDLAPRLAHAVLPIKGKGGSDWGYAWVPIVGPMIGGVLAGLTYIIFW; from the coding sequence ATGATCAGTCCGTTAGCGGTACCCATCGCCACAATCTTCGGGTCGGAGTTCCTCGGCACGATGATCCTCATCATTCTTGGTGTGGGCGTCGTGGCCAACAACCTTCTTCCAAAGACAAAGGGCCATGACAACGCTCCCGGATCCCTCCAGATCAACTGGGGCTGGGGTTTCGGCGTCATGTTCGGTGTGTATGGAGCCTACAAGACCGGCGGGCATCTGAATCCCGCCGTCACCATCGGCCTGTGGGTCTCCGGTAAGGAGCTGGCCCCCGGCATCCCGGCCACCGCCGCGAACATGGCCACCTACATCGTCGCTCAGTTCGCCGGCGCCTTCGTCGGTGCCGTGATCGCCTGGCTGGCCTACAAGCAGCACTACGACGAGGACTGCGACCCCGCCCTCAAGCTGGGCACCTTCGCCACCGGCCCCGAGATCCGCAACCCGTTCTGGAACACCCTCACCGAGGTCATCGGCACCTGGGTGCTGGTGATCTGGGTCATCATCTCCGGCTACACGGAGGGCACCACGATCGGTCCGCTCGGCGTCGCCCTGCTGATCGTCGCGATCGGCGCCTCCCTCGGTGGACCCACCGGATACGCCATCAACCCCGCCCGAGACCTCGCACCCCGCCTCGCCCACGCCGTCCTGCCCATCAAGGGCAAGGGGGGATCCGACTGGGGCTACGCCTGGGTGCCGATCGTCGGCCCGATGATCGGCGGCGTCCTCGCCGGTCTCACGTACATCATCTTCTGGTGA
- the glpK gene encoding glycerol kinase GlpK, producing MSEQQYILAIDEGTTSARAIVFDHSGHVVAIGQQEFEQILPRAGWVEHNPVEIMTAVNEVVGQALVKAGINRHQLAAVGVTNQRETTVVWDKNTGEPVYNAIVWQDGRTGAIVDEIAGGDTLGTERYRQITGENISNYPSAPKIKWILDNVDGARERAEAGDLLFGTADSWVVWNLTGGVNGGVHVTDVTNASRTLLMDVRELTWREDICKDFGIPTSMLPEIKSSSEIYGYGAKNSLLIDTPIAGILGDQQAATFGQACFESGNVKNTYGTGCFVLMNTGTEPVFSKNGLLTTVCYKLGDQKTVYALEGSVAVAGSLVQWLRDNLRMIDSAPEIEELANTVEDNGGAYIVPAFSGLFAPYWRNEARGALVGLTRYVNRGHLARAVIEATAFQTRDVVGAMNADSGVPITELKVDGGMTANNTLMQFQADQVGVPVIRPVVAETTALGAAYAAGIAVGFWSGEQDVIDNWAEDKRWEPKGDREENDRLYRNWQKAVTKTFDWVDKDVKD from the coding sequence ATGAGCGAGCAGCAGTACATCCTGGCCATTGACGAGGGGACCACCTCCGCCAGGGCCATCGTCTTCGACCACTCCGGCCACGTCGTGGCCATCGGCCAGCAGGAGTTCGAGCAGATCCTGCCCCGCGCCGGATGGGTCGAGCACAACCCGGTCGAGATCATGACAGCAGTCAACGAGGTCGTCGGCCAGGCCTTGGTGAAGGCCGGGATCAACCGCCACCAGCTCGCCGCGGTCGGCGTCACCAACCAGCGCGAGACCACCGTGGTGTGGGACAAGAACACCGGCGAGCCGGTCTACAACGCCATCGTCTGGCAGGACGGCCGCACCGGAGCGATCGTCGACGAGATCGCCGGCGGCGATACTCTGGGCACCGAGCGCTACCGCCAGATCACCGGCGAGAACATCTCGAACTACCCCTCGGCCCCCAAGATCAAGTGGATCCTCGACAACGTCGACGGAGCGCGCGAGCGCGCCGAGGCCGGCGACCTGCTCTTCGGCACCGCCGACTCCTGGGTCGTGTGGAACCTCACCGGTGGCGTCAACGGCGGAGTCCACGTCACCGATGTCACGAATGCCTCCCGCACCCTGCTGATGGACGTCCGCGAGCTCACCTGGCGCGAGGACATCTGCAAGGACTTCGGCATCCCGACGTCGATGCTGCCCGAGATCAAGTCCTCCTCCGAGATCTACGGCTACGGCGCGAAGAACAGTCTGCTGATCGACACCCCGATCGCCGGCATCCTCGGTGACCAGCAGGCCGCGACCTTCGGCCAGGCCTGCTTCGAGTCCGGCAACGTCAAGAACACCTACGGCACCGGCTGCTTCGTGCTCATGAACACCGGCACCGAGCCCGTCTTCTCCAAGAACGGCCTGCTCACCACCGTCTGCTACAAGCTCGGCGATCAGAAGACCGTCTACGCCCTCGAGGGCTCTGTGGCCGTCGCCGGATCCCTGGTCCAGTGGCTGCGCGACAACCTGCGGATGATCGACTCCGCCCCGGAGATCGAGGAGCTGGCCAACACCGTCGAGGACAACGGCGGCGCGTACATCGTCCCCGCCTTCTCCGGCCTCTTCGCGCCGTACTGGCGCAACGAGGCCCGCGGCGCCCTCGTCGGCCTGACCCGCTACGTCAACCGCGGCCACCTGGCCCGTGCGGTCATCGAGGCCACGGCCTTCCAGACCCGCGACGTCGTCGGCGCCATGAACGCCGACTCCGGCGTCCCGATCACCGAGCTCAAGGTGGACGGCGGCATGACCGCCAACAACACCCTGATGCAGTTCCAGGCCGACCAGGTCGGTGTGCCGGTCATCCGTCCGGTGGTGGCCGAGACCACCGCCCTGGGTGCCGCCTACGCCGCCGGCATCGCCGTCGGGTTCTGGTCGGGCGAGCAGGACGTCATCGACAACTGGGCCGAGGACAAGCGCTGGGAGCCCAAGGGCGATCGTGAGGAGAACGACCGTCTCTACCGCAACTGGCAGAAGGCCGTCACCAAGACCTTCGACTGGGTCGACAAGGACGTGAAGGACTGA
- a CDS encoding LppM family (lipo)protein, whose translation MDSTVDSLCAPSRTRRPRWRAAAAVLLAPLLLVLSACGNAEMAVTIKSADEVTIVTDFSMKSSETAGLITKDDLCDSLDDAKYYTAVTTESYQRDGMIGCRATATSTLQKLDDEGIVVRDGDKVTVKFTTSSVSSPTGSTDSLDSMKLSVTFPGKVLSHTGTGVVKDSTVTWSDPSDLSSSGGISATGTLAEGFGGLAWWIWAIIGVSAAAIIGAVIGVVIGRRRRARATAAAAAGQQQWAGADQYGQYTYGQQPPQQYGEQPQYPPQQYGQEPQQGPQGTQYLESPQQYYPQPPAQDQEQFFQPPASDNRPPGGYQQGGSGQPWGVPDQDPATRPMDWQDVQSTEAFSDRKAPWETPGWEDPGGQGRSHQ comes from the coding sequence ATGGACTCCACCGTCGACAGCCTGTGCGCACCGTCCCGTACCCGGCGTCCGCGGTGGCGTGCCGCCGCGGCCGTCCTCCTGGCGCCGCTCCTGCTGGTGCTCTCGGCCTGCGGCAATGCGGAGATGGCCGTCACCATCAAATCGGCAGACGAGGTCACGATCGTCACCGATTTCTCCATGAAGAGCTCGGAGACGGCGGGCCTCATCACCAAGGACGACCTGTGCGACTCCCTCGATGATGCGAAGTACTACACCGCGGTGACCACCGAGAGCTATCAGCGCGACGGGATGATCGGCTGCCGGGCCACTGCGACGTCGACCCTGCAGAAGCTGGATGACGAGGGCATCGTGGTGCGCGACGGGGACAAGGTGACGGTGAAATTCACCACCTCATCGGTGAGCTCGCCGACCGGCTCCACGGACTCACTGGACTCCATGAAGCTGTCGGTGACCTTCCCCGGCAAGGTGCTCAGCCACACCGGCACCGGCGTCGTCAAAGACTCCACAGTCACCTGGAGCGACCCGAGCGACCTGTCGTCCAGCGGAGGCATCTCGGCCACCGGCACTCTGGCCGAGGGGTTCGGCGGCCTGGCCTGGTGGATCTGGGCGATCATCGGGGTGAGTGCCGCCGCGATCATCGGGGCGGTGATCGGAGTGGTCATCGGCCGACGCCGTCGCGCCAGGGCGACTGCGGCCGCCGCAGCCGGCCAGCAGCAATGGGCCGGAGCCGACCAGTACGGTCAGTACACATACGGGCAGCAGCCGCCTCAGCAGTACGGCGAACAGCCGCAGTATCCGCCTCAGCAGTACGGGCAGGAGCCGCAGCAGGGCCCGCAGGGGACGCAATACCTGGAGTCGCCGCAGCAGTACTATCCGCAGCCCCCGGCGCAGGATCAGGAGCAGTTCTTCCAGCCGCCCGCCTCGGACAACCGGCCTCCGGGCGGGTATCAGCAGGGCGGGAGCGGGCAGCCGTGGGGTGTCCCCGACCAGGATCCGGCGACCCGCCCGATGGACTGGCAGGATGTGCAGAGCACTGAGGCCTTTTCGGACCGTAAGGCACCATGGGAGACGCCGGGATGGGAAGACCCCGGCGGGCAAGGACGTTCGCACCAGTAG
- a CDS encoding S1C family serine protease, with protein sequence MDENTNLPGGHSGSGETNGSTSSSSWWDNLGPEQSRSSGPQPSAPQPSASQYGQQGSRQGEPGHSSPGNPAADGSASQGSPWAASNSRSGFSSGNSWPQQPSQSQQTQPVPPQYPSQPRRPNPQGWGSASYSQQSYGPYPGYQAQPQPGQGPVGQGTVGQSAMGQGAMGQGTMGQPSGQAPVQQATPRRTKGLKAGAVALVAVLAAGAGGLSGWAVNAGSGHDSAAASPSATVTKVVQGNSSAPDWTATASAVSDSVVSISITSGSGKAAGSGVVLDAKGNIVTNNHVVSSAAGGDIQVSLGDKTYTATVVGTDASSDLAVIRLSSPPKDLKPISFADSDKLSVGAPVMAIGNPLGLSGSVTTGIISALNRPVSTSSSEQQDESGSDVVVTNAIQTSAPINPGNSGGALVNASGALIGINSSIASLSSGSSSSQSGSIGIGFAIPANLVKNITGQLISTGKAKHAFLGLTTQDATATLDGVQVSGAGVRSLQSGSPADKAGMKEGDVVIKMNSTTVTSGEGLVGLVRSRQVGEKVTLTLVRDGSEQKVSATLAAAQE encoded by the coding sequence ATGGATGAGAACACGAACCTCCCCGGCGGACATTCCGGGTCCGGGGAGACGAACGGATCGACGTCGTCGTCGAGCTGGTGGGACAACCTCGGCCCTGAGCAGTCCCGATCCTCGGGCCCGCAGCCCTCGGCCCCGCAGCCCTCGGCCTCGCAGTACGGCCAGCAGGGCAGCCGGCAGGGGGAGCCGGGGCACTCCTCGCCGGGGAACCCGGCCGCTGACGGGTCGGCGTCGCAGGGGAGCCCGTGGGCGGCCTCGAACAGCCGATCCGGGTTCTCATCCGGCAACTCCTGGCCCCAGCAGCCGTCCCAATCCCAGCAGACCCAGCCGGTCCCTCCGCAGTACCCCTCGCAGCCCCGGCGGCCGAACCCGCAGGGCTGGGGGTCGGCTTCCTACTCCCAGCAGAGTTATGGCCCTTATCCGGGCTATCAGGCCCAGCCGCAGCCCGGTCAGGGACCAGTGGGCCAGGGCACGGTGGGACAGAGCGCCATGGGTCAGGGCGCCATGGGTCAGGGCACAATGGGGCAGCCGTCCGGACAGGCTCCCGTTCAACAGGCCACGCCACGCAGGACCAAGGGCCTCAAGGCCGGTGCCGTGGCGCTGGTCGCGGTGCTCGCCGCCGGAGCGGGCGGCCTGTCGGGATGGGCGGTCAACGCCGGCAGCGGGCATGACTCGGCTGCGGCGTCGCCGTCTGCGACCGTCACCAAGGTGGTGCAGGGCAATTCCTCGGCCCCGGACTGGACGGCCACCGCCTCGGCCGTCTCCGACTCCGTGGTCTCCATCAGCATCACCTCGGGCAGTGGAAAGGCCGCCGGCTCGGGGGTCGTGCTGGACGCCAAGGGCAACATCGTCACCAACAACCACGTGGTCTCATCCGCCGCGGGGGGCGACATCCAGGTCTCCCTCGGCGACAAGACCTACACCGCCACCGTCGTGGGCACCGACGCCTCCAGCGATCTGGCCGTGATCAGGCTCAGCTCTCCTCCCAAAGACCTCAAGCCGATCAGCTTCGCCGACAGCGACAAGCTGTCGGTGGGGGCCCCGGTGATGGCGATCGGCAATCCGCTGGGGCTGTCCGGATCGGTCACCACGGGCATCATCAGTGCCCTCAATCGCCCGGTCTCCACCTCCTCCAGCGAGCAGCAGGACGAGTCCGGCTCCGATGTCGTGGTGACCAATGCCATCCAGACCAGCGCCCCGATCAACCCTGGCAACTCCGGCGGTGCCCTGGTGAACGCCAGCGGTGCGCTCATCGGCATCAACTCGTCCATCGCCAGCCTGTCGTCCGGCTCCTCCTCGTCGCAGTCGGGAAGCATCGGCATCGGCTTCGCGATCCCGGCCAACCTGGTCAAGAACATCACCGGCCAGCTCATCTCCACCGGCAAGGCCAAGCACGCCTTCCTGGGACTCACCACCCAGGATGCGACCGCCACCCTCGACGGTGTGCAGGTGAGCGGGGCCGGCGTCCGGTCGTTGCAGTCCGGGTCGCCCGCCGACAAGGCAGGGATGAAGGAGGGCGACGTCGTCATCAAGATGAACTCGACCACCGTCACCTCCGGGGAGGGGCTCGTGGGCCTGGTGCGATCCCGCCAGGTGGGGGAGAAGGTGACCCTCACCCTGGTGCGCGACGGATCGGAGCAGAAGGTGAGCGCCACCCTGGCCGCCGCACAGGAGTGA
- a CDS encoding IS110 family transposase has translation MSADVPVQPLPVVAGVDTHSETHYAAVISVTGQELGAVEFQTTESGYRALEAWITSLGPLLRVGVEGTGSYGAGLTRHLQKDGITVQEVLRPARRLRRMKGKSDKIDAYAAARTALSQVAPVVPKAGDGPVEALRVTMMAYRSAVKAHTAAGAQIGSVLVTAPEEMRARYRGMSGEPLVRALAAARQRAGEDEVARATRTTLTRLARRSQFLADQSQAAEDDLKRLVTQINPGLLQARGVGPVTAAQLLITAGDNPERITTEAGFAALCGTNPVPASSGRTTRHRLNKSGDRQANWALQMIVENRLSNDHRTIGYQTRRIREGKTKTEINRCLKRAVAREMHHLIVHPRPPVDVTDLGPRRKALNITQLQAADHMRVSNATLSRLERGKTFAPDLYHQYTHWLTELENPQQTS, from the coding sequence ATGAGCGCCGACGTTCCAGTCCAACCACTACCGGTCGTCGCCGGGGTCGACACCCATTCCGAGACCCACTACGCCGCAGTCATCAGCGTCACGGGTCAGGAACTGGGCGCGGTCGAGTTCCAGACCACCGAGTCCGGCTACCGGGCCCTGGAGGCCTGGATCACCAGTCTCGGGCCCCTTCTACGAGTCGGGGTCGAGGGCACCGGCTCCTACGGGGCCGGGCTGACCCGCCACCTCCAGAAGGACGGGATCACCGTCCAGGAGGTCCTGCGCCCCGCCAGGCGACTGCGACGGATGAAAGGCAAGTCCGACAAGATCGATGCCTATGCCGCCGCCCGCACCGCCCTGTCCCAGGTCGCTCCGGTCGTCCCCAAGGCCGGCGACGGGCCGGTGGAGGCCCTGAGGGTCACCATGATGGCCTACCGCTCGGCGGTCAAGGCCCACACCGCCGCCGGCGCCCAGATCGGCTCCGTGCTGGTCACCGCCCCCGAGGAGATGCGGGCCCGCTACCGCGGCATGTCCGGCGAGCCGCTGGTGCGAGCCCTGGCGGCGGCACGCCAGCGTGCCGGCGAGGACGAGGTCGCCCGGGCCACCCGGACCACCCTGACCCGCCTGGCGCGCCGGTCCCAGTTCCTGGCCGACCAGAGCCAGGCCGCCGAGGACGACCTGAAACGCCTGGTGACCCAGATCAACCCGGGGCTGCTCCAGGCCCGGGGAGTGGGTCCCGTCACCGCCGCGCAACTGCTGATCACCGCCGGGGACAACCCCGAACGCATCACCACCGAGGCCGGGTTCGCCGCCCTGTGCGGCACCAACCCGGTCCCGGCGTCCTCAGGCAGGACCACCCGTCACCGACTCAACAAGTCCGGGGACCGTCAGGCCAACTGGGCCCTCCAGATGATCGTGGAGAACCGGTTGTCCAACGACCACCGGACCATCGGCTACCAGACCCGCCGCATCAGGGAGGGCAAGACCAAGACCGAGATCAACCGGTGTCTCAAACGAGCCGTCGCCCGCGAGATGCACCACCTGATCGTCCACCCCCGACCACCGGTCGACGTCACAGACCTGGGTCCCCGGCGCAAGGCCCTGAACATCACCCAGCTCCAGGCCGCCGACCACATGCGAGTGTCGAACGCGACACTCTCCCGGCTCGAACGTGGCAAGACCTTCGCCCCCGACCTCTACCACCAGTACACGCACTGGCTCACAGAACTTGAAAACCCCCAACAAACCTCTTGA
- a CDS encoding NAD(P)-dependent oxidoreductase: MNITVVGATGMVGSKVVAEAVKRGHQVTAVTRSGKEVEGAVKSVTADLTDTDTIVGLINSSDATVIAVPTDRTGGSPQPVIDAHKAIIAAAPTKRIFVVGGAGSLIVGGIQLKDTPDFPPEFKAEPTAFAQVLDDYRASKGLDWTMISPAPTIAPGDAAESYQVADDSPAGEYVSNGTFAVAILDELEKPAHREARFTVAER; this comes from the coding sequence ATGAACATCACCGTCGTCGGAGCCACCGGCATGGTCGGTTCGAAGGTCGTCGCCGAGGCCGTGAAGCGCGGCCACCAGGTGACGGCGGTCACCCGCTCGGGCAAGGAGGTCGAGGGCGCGGTGAAGTCGGTCACCGCCGATCTCACCGACACCGACACCATCGTCGGCCTCATCAACTCCTCCGACGCCACCGTCATCGCGGTCCCGACCGACCGCACCGGGGGCTCCCCGCAGCCGGTCATCGACGCCCACAAGGCCATCATCGCGGCCGCCCCGACCAAGCGGATCTTCGTGGTCGGCGGCGCCGGATCTCTCATCGTCGGCGGCATCCAGCTCAAGGACACCCCGGACTTCCCGCCCGAGTTCAAGGCGGAGCCCACGGCCTTCGCCCAGGTGCTGGACGACTACCGCGCCTCGAAGGGCCTGGACTGGACGATGATCTCCCCGGCCCCCACCATCGCCCCCGGAGATGCGGCCGAGAGCTACCAGGTCGCCGACGACTCCCCCGCCGGGGAGTATGTGAGCAATGGCACCTTCGCCGTCGCCATCCTCGACGAGCTCGAGAAGCCGGCCCACCGCGAGGCCCGGTTCACCGTGGCCGAGCGCTGA
- a CDS encoding sugar-binding transcriptional regulator, whose translation MNEWADDVWTAASMYYLQGETMDVIAKHLGTSRSTVSRLLKQARETGLVRISLAQPTGARNGAGTSLSRMFGVRTTVVPVRSGTTAVHRLDQVARIAGQLTTDLVEDRTSIGIAWGTTLDAVAQHVIPKDVRGVKVVQMNGAANPATSGIPYVGNLMARLGQAFQAEVVHFPVPAFFDNPETKAAMWRERAVQSVLKEQRTLDVAIFGIGALQGPVPSHVYSSGYLDDAEMAELAASGVAGDVNTVFLKADGSYADIPFNERATGMSPHQLRKVPRRVCVVAGKAKARVLLAALRARVATDLVVDDETARAVLDLM comes from the coding sequence ATGAACGAGTGGGCGGACGATGTCTGGACGGCCGCGTCCATGTACTACCTGCAGGGCGAGACGATGGACGTCATCGCCAAGCACCTGGGTACCTCGCGGTCGACCGTCTCGCGGCTGCTCAAGCAGGCCCGGGAGACCGGCCTGGTGAGGATCAGCCTCGCCCAGCCGACAGGTGCCCGCAACGGGGCCGGGACGTCGCTCTCGCGGATGTTCGGGGTGCGCACCACAGTGGTCCCGGTGCGCTCGGGCACCACGGCCGTGCACCGGCTCGACCAGGTGGCGCGGATCGCCGGGCAGCTGACCACCGATCTGGTGGAGGACCGCACCTCGATCGGGATCGCCTGGGGCACCACCCTGGACGCGGTGGCCCAGCACGTCATCCCGAAGGATGTCCGCGGGGTGAAGGTGGTCCAGATGAACGGGGCGGCGAATCCGGCGACCTCGGGGATCCCCTATGTGGGAAACCTGATGGCCCGGTTGGGGCAGGCCTTCCAGGCGGAGGTGGTCCACTTCCCGGTCCCGGCCTTCTTCGACAACCCGGAGACCAAGGCCGCGATGTGGCGCGAACGCGCCGTCCAGTCGGTCCTCAAGGAGCAGCGCACCCTGGACGTGGCGATCTTCGGCATCGGGGCCCTTCAGGGGCCGGTGCCCTCCCACGTGTACTCGTCGGGTTATCTGGATGACGCCGAGATGGCCGAGCTGGCGGCCAGCGGGGTGGCCGGCGACGTCAACACCGTCTTCCTCAAGGCCGACGGGTCATATGCCGACATCCCCTTCAACGAGAGGGCGACCGGAATGAGTCCCCACCAGCTGCGGAAGGTGCCGCGCCGGGTCTGCGTGGTGGCCGGGAAGGCCAAGGCGAGAGTGCTGCTGGCCGCGCTGCGGGCACGGGTGGCCACGGACCTGGTGGTCGATGACGAGACCGCCCGAGCTGTGCTCGACCTCATGTGA
- a CDS encoding YhgE/Pip domain-containing protein: MSRFTMPRAERSHSTITLSIPSVIALILVPLLVAAGLIGTTWKMTDRLGQVKAAIVNEDAGVKLNGQQVPLGRQLSGGLIKSDTQTTDGRTISWELSDSDKASDGLKSGEYAAVVTIPKDFSKDATSYSANKADKANSAVINVRTSDSAPVTDTTIATMTAQAAERETNKTLNSQYLDNIYIGFNKSANSMVSLAKGAKQLDNGAASLNSGIKQSTNGAKQLNTGMGQLDKGGSQLATSGNQMVVGVKQLATGINALDVNGQKLSKSGKQLSSGVSQLSTGMTQLGTSGDKLASSGKQLNSGVSQLSTGLNKLDKQLQSSSSGSGSDMDLSGLQKLKTGADGVAQGTQGVYAGLQTYQKNMAALPDTQVQQIVQQTCKQAPAECATPEQQRAVGVGVKAGAAAAAQGLEQKDPDSGVSLMDAAKQTNTGAQAYAKAVGQAVDALTKQLKQLPEQMKQLQSGVHQVAGASSQLSSGVSKYTNGVSQYTNGVSQVARQVPQLSSGVSQYTNGVSQYTAGVHTLNTQMPTLTSGISQYVSGVGTFADGVHQSATGVDKFYDGQVKLSQGASKYAKGVNTFSTELQKGSKQVPTYSAADREKLSDVVSTPVNADTNPMGTSAWVVGLIVILGLWLGALAMWLVARTVPSRVLTSSKSSLSLLWTSMSTGALVTGISALGLTVIAALATDLSVGRGIGLFGMLLLVGAMCMLVNHALAAWLHAGGRFISLLFFIVAAAVGLVSAVPKPISTVHSISPLKPAMEGVTAILSGSSPTFGSFVTILLWLVIGGVASLLAVNRARRTSAAKVVGQVA; this comes from the coding sequence CTGAGCATCCCCTCGGTGATCGCTCTCATCCTGGTGCCGCTGCTGGTGGCCGCCGGGCTGATCGGAACCACCTGGAAGATGACCGACCGGCTCGGGCAGGTGAAGGCCGCCATCGTCAACGAGGACGCCGGGGTCAAGCTCAACGGGCAGCAGGTGCCGCTGGGCCGCCAGCTGTCGGGCGGGCTCATCAAGTCCGACACGCAGACCACCGACGGGCGCACCATCTCCTGGGAGCTGTCGGATTCCGACAAGGCCTCCGACGGATTGAAGAGCGGCGAGTACGCGGCCGTGGTCACCATCCCGAAGGACTTCTCCAAGGACGCGACGTCGTACTCGGCGAACAAGGCCGACAAGGCGAATTCGGCGGTGATCAATGTGAGGACGTCGGATTCCGCCCCGGTGACCGACACCACGATCGCCACGATGACCGCTCAGGCCGCGGAGCGGGAGACCAACAAGACCCTCAACAGCCAGTATCTCGACAACATCTACATCGGCTTCAACAAGTCGGCGAACTCGATGGTGTCGCTGGCGAAGGGGGCCAAACAGCTCGACAACGGTGCGGCGAGCCTCAACAGCGGGATCAAGCAGTCCACCAACGGCGCCAAGCAGCTGAACACCGGCATGGGCCAGCTCGACAAGGGAGGTTCTCAGCTGGCCACCAGCGGGAACCAGATGGTCGTCGGGGTGAAGCAGCTCGCCACCGGGATCAACGCGCTGGACGTCAATGGCCAGAAGCTGAGCAAGAGCGGCAAGCAGCTGAGCAGCGGGGTCTCCCAGCTGTCGACCGGGATGACGCAACTCGGCACCAGCGGCGACAAGCTGGCCTCCAGCGGTAAGCAGTTGAACAGCGGCGTGTCGCAGCTGTCGACCGGGCTGAACAAGCTGGACAAGCAGCTTCAGAGCTCATCCTCCGGTTCCGGATCGGACATGGACCTCAGCGGACTTCAGAAGCTGAAGACGGGCGCAGACGGCGTGGCCCAGGGAACCCAGGGCGTGTATGCCGGTCTGCAGACGTACCAGAAGAACATGGCAGCTCTTCCGGATACTCAGGTGCAGCAGATCGTCCAGCAGACCTGCAAGCAGGCGCCCGCGGAATGCGCCACGCCGGAGCAGCAGAGGGCCGTCGGCGTCGGCGTGAAGGCTGGTGCCGCCGCAGCGGCCCAGGGACTCGAACAGAAGGACCCGGATTCGGGTGTGTCGTTGATGGATGCGGCGAAGCAGACGAATACGGGTGCCCAGGCGTATGCGAAAGCCGTGGGCCAGGCCGTCGATGCGCTCACCAAGCAGCTGAAGCAGCTTCCCGAACAGATGAAGCAGCTCCAGAGCGGGGTTCATCAGGTGGCCGGGGCGTCATCGCAGCTGTCGAGCGGGGTGTCCAAGTACACCAACGGAGTCTCCCAGTACACCAACGGCGTGTCCCAGGTGGCCAGACAGGTGCCGCAGCTGAGCAGCGGCGTCTCCCAGTACACCAACGGGGTGTCGCAGTACACCGCCGGCGTCCACACCCTCAACACTCAGATGCCCACCCTGACCTCCGGGATCTCCCAGTACGTCTCCGGGGTCGGGACCTTCGCCGACGGCGTCCACCAGAGCGCCACCGGCGTCGACAAGTTCTACGACGGGCAGGTGAAGCTGTCCCAGGGCGCCTCGAAGTACGCGAAGGGCGTCAACACCTTCTCCACCGAGCTCCAGAAGGGCTCCAAGCAGGTGCCGACCTACTCGGCGGCCGACCGGGAGAAGCTCTCCGACGTCGTCTCCACCCCGGTGAATGCGGACACCAACCCGATGGGCACCTCCGCCTGGGTGGTCGGGCTCATCGTCATCCTCGGCCTGTGGCTCGGCGCCCTGGCCATGTGGCTGGTGGCCCGCACCGTGCCGTCGCGGGTGCTGACCTCCTCGAAGTCCTCACTCTCCCTGCTGTGGACCTCGATGTCGACCGGCGCCCTGGTCACCGGTATCAGCGCCCTGGGACTCACCGTGATCGCCGCTCTCGCCACCGACCTGTCGGTGGGCCGCGGCATCGGCCTGTTCGGCATGCTGCTGCTGGTCGGAGCCATGTGCATGCTGGTCAACCACGCCCTGGCGGCCTGGCTGCACGCCGGGGGACGGTTCATCTCGCTGCTCTTCTTCATCGTGGCAGCGGCCGTCGGACTGGTGAGCGCCGTACCGAAGCCGATCAGTACGGTGCACAGCATCTCGCCGTTGAAACCCGCCATGGAGGGGGTCACCGCGATCCTGTCCGGCAGCTCGCCCACCTTCGGATCTTTCGTCACCATCCTCCTGTGGCTGGTGATCGGCGGGGTGGCGAGCCTGCTGGCGGTCAACAGGGCCAGACGCACCAGTGCTGCGAAGGTGGTGGGCCAGGTCGCCTGA
- a CDS encoding winged helix-turn-helix transcriptional regulator, which yields MNPAPAFDVMDPACPSRTVLRHLTDRWTPLIVTVLSDGSRRFGQLRDEVGGVTAKVLTQTLRSMERDGLVTRSVTASVPARVDYELTDLGRSLIAPIQALRGWAEAHAGQVLDARASWGEG from the coding sequence ATGAACCCCGCCCCGGCCTTCGACGTGATGGATCCGGCGTGCCCGTCCAGGACCGTGCTGCGCCATCTCACCGACCGGTGGACCCCGCTCATCGTCACCGTGCTGTCCGACGGGTCGCGGCGGTTCGGGCAGCTGCGCGACGAGGTGGGCGGGGTCACCGCGAAGGTGCTCACCCAGACCCTGCGATCGATGGAGCGCGACGGCCTGGTCACCCGTTCGGTCACGGCCTCGGTGCCCGCCCGGGTGGACTACGAGCTCACCGACCTGGGCCGGTCTCTCATCGCGCCCATCCAGGCCCTGAGGGGCTGGGCCGAGGCCCACGCGGGCCAGGTGCTCGACGCTCGTGCGAGCTGGGGCGAGGGCTGA